Proteins encoded together in one Saccopteryx leptura isolate mSacLep1 chromosome 7, mSacLep1_pri_phased_curated, whole genome shotgun sequence window:
- the CHPF gene encoding chondroitin sulfate synthase 2, translated as MRASLLLSVLRPAGPVAVGISLGFTLSLLSVTWVEEPCGPGPPQPGDSELPPRGNTNAARRPNSVPHGAERERPGAGAGAGENWEPRVLPYHPAQPGQAAKKAVRTRYISTELGIRQRLLVAVLTSQATLPTLGVAVNRTLGHRLERVVFLTGSRGRRAPPGMAVVTLGEERPIGHLHLALRHLLEQHGDDFDWFFLVPDTTYTEAHGLARLAGHLSLAAAAHLYLGRPQDFIGGEPAPGRYCHGGFGVLLSRTLLQQLRPHLEGCRNDIVSARPDEWLGRCILDATGVGCTGDHEAVHYSYLELSPGEAVQEGDPRFRSSLTAHPVRDPVHMYQLHKAFARAELERTYQEIQELQWEIQNTSRLAADGERAAAWPVGIPAPSRPASRFEVLRWDYFTEQHAFSCADGSPRCPLRGADRADVADVLGAALEELNRRYHPALRLQKQQLVNGYRRFDPARGMEYTLDLQLEALTPQGGRRPLTHRVQLLRPLSRVEILPVPYVTEASRLTVLLPLAAAERDLAPGFLEAFATAALEPGDAAAALTLLLLYEPRQAQRAAHADVFAPVKAHVAELEQRFPGARVPWLSVQTAAPSPLRLMDLLSKKHPLDTLFLLAGPDTVLTPDFLNRCRMHAISGWQAFFPMHFQAFHPAVAPPQGPGPPELGRDTGRFDRQAASEACFYNSDYVAARGRLAAASEQEEELLESLDVYELFLRFSSLHVLRAVEPALLQRYRAQPCSARLGEDLYHRCRQSALEGLGSRTQLAMLLFEQEQGNST; from the exons ATGCGGGCATCGCTGCTGCTGTCGGTGCTGCGGCCCGCAGGGCCCGTGGCCGTGGGCATCTCCCTGGGCTTCACTCTGAGCCTGCTGAGCGTCACCTGGGTGGAGGAGCCGTGCGGCCCAGGGCCCCCCCAACCCGGAGATTCTGAGCTGCCGCCGCGAGGCAACACCAACGCGGCGCGCCGGCCCAACTCAGTGCCGCACGGAGCGGAGCGCGAGAGACCCGGGGCCGGCGCAGGCGCCGGGGAGAACTGGGAGCCTCGTGTCTTGCCCTACCACCCTGCACAGCCTGGCCAGGCCGCCAAAAAGGCCGTCAG GACCCGCTACATCAGCACTGAGCTGGGCATCAGGCAGAGGCTGCTAGTGGCAGTACTGACCTCACAGGCCACGTTGCCCACTCTGGGCGTGGCCGTGAACCGCACTCTGGGGCACCGGCTAGAGCGTGTGGTGTTCCTGACAGGCTCTCGGGGCCGTCGTGCACCACCGGGAATGGCAGTGGTGACTCTGGGTGAAGAGAGGCCCATTGGCCACCTGCACCTGGCACTGCGCCACCTGCTGGAGCAGCACGGCGATGACTTTGATtggttcttcttagtgcctgataCTACCTACACGGAGGCGCACGGACTGGCGCGCCTAGCTGGCCACCTCAGCCTGGCAGCTGCTGCCCACCTCTATCTGGGCCGGCCCCAGGACTTCATCGGTGGAGAGCCCGCCCCAGGACGCTATTGCCACGGCGGCTTTGGGGTACTGTTGTCGCGCACACTGCTGCAGCAGCTGCGCCCCCACCTGGAAGGCTGCCGTAATGACATCGTTAGTGCGCGTCCGGATGAGTGGCTGGGACGCTGTATCCTCGATGCCACGGGAGTGGGCTGCACTGGGGACCATGAG gCGGTACATTATAGCTACCTGGAGCTGAGCCCTGGGGAAGCCGTGCAGGAGGGGGACCCTCGTTTCCGCAGCTCTCTGACTGCCCACCCTGTGCGTGACCCTGTGCACATGTACCAGCTGCACAAGGCTTTTGCCCGGGCTGAGCTGGAACGCACCTACCAGGAGATCCAGGAGTTGCAG TGGGAGATCCAGAACACCAGCCGTCTGGCAGCTGATGGGGAGCgggcagccgcctggcccgtgggCATTCCAGCACCCTCCCGCCCTGCCTCCCGCTTTGAGGTGCTACGCTGGGACTATTTCACTGAGCAGCATGCATTCTCCTGTGCCGATGGCTCGCCCCGCTGCCCTCTACGTGGGGCTGACCGGGCCGATGTGGCCGATGTTCTGGGCGCTGCCTTGGAGGAGCTCAACCGCCGCTACCACCCAGCCCTGCGGCTCCAGAAGCAGCAGCTGGTTAATGGCTACCGACGCTTTGATCCTGCTCGGGGTATGGAGTACACGCTGGACTTGCAGCTAGAGGCGCTGACCCCCCAGGGCGGCCGCCGGCCCCTCACTCACCGGGTGCAGCTGCTGCGGCCGCTGAGCCGCGTGGAGATCTTGCCTGTGCCCTATGTCACCGAGGCCTCACGTCTCACTGTGTTATTGCCTCTGGCCGCCGCTGAGCGTGACCTGGCCCCTGGCTTCCTGGAGGCCTTCGCCACCGCAGCTCTGGAGCCTGGCGACGCCGCGGCAGCCTTGACCCTGCTGCTGCTGTATGAGCCGCGACAGGCCCAGCGGGCCGCCCACGCGGACGTCTTTGCACCGGTCAAGGCCCACGTGGCAGAGCTAGAGCAGCGTTTCCCTGGCGCCCGGGTACCCTGGCTCAGCGTGCAGACAGCCGCCCCCTCGCCCCTGCGCCTCATGGATCTGCTCTCCAAGAAGCACCCGCTGGACACGCTGTTCCTGCTGGCCGGGCCGGACACGGTGCTTACGCCCGACTTCCTGAATCGCTGCCGCATGCACGCCATCTCTGGCTGGCAGGCCTTCTTTCCTATGCACTTCCAGGCATTCCACCCAGCCGTGGCCCCGCCGCAGGGCCCGGGACCCCCGGAGCTGGGCCGAGACACGGGCCGCTTTGACCGCCAGGCAGCCAGCGAGGCCTGCTTCTATAACTCCGACTATGTGGCAGCCCGGGGGCGGCTGGCCGCGGCCtcggagcaggaggaggagctgcTGGAGAGCCTGGATGTGTATGAGCTGTTCCTGCGCTTCTCCAGCCTGCACGTGCTGCGGGCGGTGGAGCCTGCGCTGCTGCAGCGCTACCGGGCCCAGCCGTGCAGCGCGCGGCTCGGCGAGGACCTGTACCACCGCTGTCGCCAGAGCGCGCTGGAGGGCCTGGGCTCCCGCACACAGCTCGCCATGCTGCTCTTCGAGCAGGAGCAGGGCAACAGCACCTGA
- the TMEM198 gene encoding transmembrane protein 198 isoform X1, translating into MVRPSDVRSRGRSCPSAPKAAGGLRAWGRGSGVARAPAPAPFPSPGPARVPGRHGTGVSAGVGGGAATPPLRDRSLRPSTPVPRTTDFFRTPGSWGLWRPATPDPPASAQPFSLKSSGRLRPSTMPGTVSTLRFQLLPPEPDDAFWGAPCEQPLERRYQALPALVCIMCCLFGVVYCFFGYRCFKAVLFLTGLLFGSVVIFLLCYRERVLETQLSAGASAGIALGIGLLCGLVAMLVRSVGLFLVGLLLGLLLAAAALLGSAPYYQPGSVWGPLGLLLGGGLLCALLTLRWPRPLTTLATAVTGAALIATAADYFAELLLLGRYAVERLRAAPVPPLCWRSWALLALWPLLSLLGVLVQWRVTAEGNSHTEVVISRQRRRVQLMRIRQQEERKEKRRKKRPPRAPPRGPRAPPRPGPPDPAYRRRPVPIKRFNGDVLSPSYIQSFRDRQTGSSLSSFMASPTDTDYEYGSRGPLAACAGPPVRV; encoded by the exons ATGGTGCGCCCGAGTGACGTCAGGAGCCGAGGCCGGAGCTGTCCATCAGCACCAAAGGCCGCGGGCGGGCTCAGGGCATGGGGCCGCGGCTCTGGGGTAGCCCGAGCGCCTgctcctgctcctttcccttccccaggcCCAGCCCGAGTCCCCGGACGCCACGGGACTGGAGTTTCAGCCGGTGTTGGAGGCGGAGCGGCGACGCCGCCGCTCAGAGACCGGTCTCTTCGGCCCAGCACCCCCGTTCCCCGCACGACGGACTTTTTCCGGACCCCAGGCAGCTGGGGCCTCTGGCGCCCCGCAACCCCGGACCCTCCGGCGTCTGCACAGCCTTTTTCACTCAAAAGCTCAGGTCGCCTCCGGCCCAG cactatgccaggcactgtgtcgACACTGCGGTTCCAGCTACTGCCCCCTGAGCCAGATGATGCCTTCTGGGGTGCACCTTGTGAACAGCCCCTGGAGCGCAGGTACCAGGCACTGCCGGCCCTCGTCTGCATCATGTGCTGTCTGTTTGGAGTCGTCTACTGCTTCTTCG GTTACCGCTGCTTCAAGGCAGTGCTCTTCCTCACTGGGTTGCTGTTTGGCTCGGTGGTCATCTTCCTGCTGTGCTACCGAGAGCGGGTGCTGGAGACACAGCTGAGTGCCGGGGCGAGTGCGGGCATTGCGCTGGGCATCGGGCTGCTGTGCGGGCTAGTGGCCATGCTGGTGCGCAGTGTGGGCCTCTTCCTGGTGGGGCTGCTGCTCGGTTTGCTGCTCGCCGCTGCAGCCCTGCTGGGCTCCGCGCCCTACTACCAGCCAGGGTCCGTGTGGGGCCCGCTGGGGCTGCTGCTGGGGGGCGGCCTGCTCTGCGCCCTGCTCACGCTGCGCTGGCCGCGCCCACTCACCACTCTAGCCACCGCTGTGACCGGTGCCGCGCTCATCGCCACCGCGGCCGACTACTTTGccgagctgctgctgctggggcgCTACGCCGTGGAGCGGCTGCGAGCTGCGCCTGTGCCTCCGCTCTGCTGGCGAAGCTGGGCCCTGCTGGCGCTCTGGCCCCTGCTCAGCCTGCTGGGCGTGCTGGTGCAGTGGCGGGTGACGGCCGAGGGGAACTCCCACACGGAAG TGGTCATCAGCCGGCAGCGACGCCGAGTGCAGCTGATGCGGATCAGGCAGCAGGAAGAGCGCAAGGAGAAGCGGCGCAAGAAGAGACCTCCTCGGGCGCCCCCCAGAGGTCCCCGGGCCCCTCCGAGGCCTGGGCCTCCTGACCCTGCTTATCGGCGCAGGCCGGTGCCCATCAAACGCTTCAATGGAGATGTCCTGTCCCCG AGCTATATCCAGAGCTTCCGGGACCGGCAGACTGGGAGCTCACTGAGCTCCTTCATGGCCTCCCCCACAGACACGGACTACGAGTACGGGTCCCGGGGACCACTGGCAGCCTGTGCAGGCCCCCCTGTGCGGGTATAG
- the TMEM198 gene encoding transmembrane protein 198 isoform X2 encodes MPGTVSTLRFQLLPPEPDDAFWGAPCEQPLERRYQALPALVCIMCCLFGVVYCFFGYRCFKAVLFLTGLLFGSVVIFLLCYRERVLETQLSAGASAGIALGIGLLCGLVAMLVRSVGLFLVGLLLGLLLAAAALLGSAPYYQPGSVWGPLGLLLGGGLLCALLTLRWPRPLTTLATAVTGAALIATAADYFAELLLLGRYAVERLRAAPVPPLCWRSWALLALWPLLSLLGVLVQWRVTAEGNSHTEVVISRQRRRVQLMRIRQQEERKEKRRKKRPPRAPPRGPRAPPRPGPPDPAYRRRPVPIKRFNGDVLSPSYIQSFRDRQTGSSLSSFMASPTDTDYEYGSRGPLAACAGPPVRV; translated from the exons atgccaggcactgtgtcgACACTGCGGTTCCAGCTACTGCCCCCTGAGCCAGATGATGCCTTCTGGGGTGCACCTTGTGAACAGCCCCTGGAGCGCAGGTACCAGGCACTGCCGGCCCTCGTCTGCATCATGTGCTGTCTGTTTGGAGTCGTCTACTGCTTCTTCG GTTACCGCTGCTTCAAGGCAGTGCTCTTCCTCACTGGGTTGCTGTTTGGCTCGGTGGTCATCTTCCTGCTGTGCTACCGAGAGCGGGTGCTGGAGACACAGCTGAGTGCCGGGGCGAGTGCGGGCATTGCGCTGGGCATCGGGCTGCTGTGCGGGCTAGTGGCCATGCTGGTGCGCAGTGTGGGCCTCTTCCTGGTGGGGCTGCTGCTCGGTTTGCTGCTCGCCGCTGCAGCCCTGCTGGGCTCCGCGCCCTACTACCAGCCAGGGTCCGTGTGGGGCCCGCTGGGGCTGCTGCTGGGGGGCGGCCTGCTCTGCGCCCTGCTCACGCTGCGCTGGCCGCGCCCACTCACCACTCTAGCCACCGCTGTGACCGGTGCCGCGCTCATCGCCACCGCGGCCGACTACTTTGccgagctgctgctgctggggcgCTACGCCGTGGAGCGGCTGCGAGCTGCGCCTGTGCCTCCGCTCTGCTGGCGAAGCTGGGCCCTGCTGGCGCTCTGGCCCCTGCTCAGCCTGCTGGGCGTGCTGGTGCAGTGGCGGGTGACGGCCGAGGGGAACTCCCACACGGAAG TGGTCATCAGCCGGCAGCGACGCCGAGTGCAGCTGATGCGGATCAGGCAGCAGGAAGAGCGCAAGGAGAAGCGGCGCAAGAAGAGACCTCCTCGGGCGCCCCCCAGAGGTCCCCGGGCCCCTCCGAGGCCTGGGCCTCCTGACCCTGCTTATCGGCGCAGGCCGGTGCCCATCAAACGCTTCAATGGAGATGTCCTGTCCCCG AGCTATATCCAGAGCTTCCGGGACCGGCAGACTGGGAGCTCACTGAGCTCCTTCATGGCCTCCCCCACAGACACGGACTACGAGTACGGGTCCCGGGGACCACTGGCAGCCTGTGCAGGCCCCCCTGTGCGGGTATAG